TTGGTGCAGTGGCCGGCGGTGAGGAAGTACCGGACGTTGTTCTTGGTGACGTTGAAGGCGGCCGAGCAGCGGGAGCCGCCGCCGTAGATGGCGTCACCGCCCGCCACCTCGCGCTTGAACACGCCGGGGACGCGGGTGACGCGTACGGCGCCGTCGAGCGAGGCGGCGACCTGGCGGAGCCGGGCCAGGTCGCGGGCGGAGACGGAGGAGTCGGCCTCGACGGCGATCTGGTTGGTGCGCGGGTCCAGGCCCCAGGAGGTGCCGGTGATCTTGGCCTTGGCCTCCAGCGCGGCCATGGCGGCGTCGAGCTGGGCGGCGCCGCGCTGGACGCGCTTGGGCGTGGCGCCGGCGGCGCGGGCCTTCGCGGCGGCGGCCTCGGTGGTGACGGTGACGACGAGTTCGCCGGTCTCGGCGTCCACGTAGGTGCCGGCGCTGTCGTCGCCGAGGGTCCGCTCCACGGTGGCGTCGAGGGCGTGGAGGGCGGCGGCCGCGTCGGGGGCGGGGGTGGGGGTGAGGGGTGCGTCCGCGGCTCCGGCCGGGGTGGCGGCGAAGCCGAGGGAGGCGACGACGAGCAGGGCGGACAGTCCGGTGCGCGCACGGGTGGTGCGTCTCATGCCGGTGGTCTCCTTCGTCGGTGACGGGTGGGACGTACCGAGGAAGGAATTTGACATGGCCCCTTCATTACCGCAAGGGGGCGTGCCGGCCCGGGCGCGGCGCGGGGCAGCGCCGACCGGGGCGGTGCCGACCGCGCGGACGGGAGCGCCGGCATGGAAACCGCCCCCGCCCGGCGTGGGGGCCGGACGGGGGCGGTGTCTGGGGGCGGTCCCGTACGGGGCCGGGGTGACGCCTACGGGTCGGGGGCGTCCCCTACAGGGCCGGGTGACCCTACGGGCCGGGGTGGCCCGTAGGGGCCGGGAGGGGCGTCAGCCCATGTGCGGGTAGCCGTACTCGGTCGGCGGGACCAGCGTCTCCTTGATGGCGCGGGTCAGCGTCCAGCGCATCAGGTTCTGCGGGGCGCCGGCCTTGTCGTTGGTGCCGGAGGCGCGGCCGCCGCCGAAGGGCTGCTGGCCGACGACGGCGCCGGTCGACTTGTCGTTGATGTAGAAGTTGCCCGCGGCGTACCGCAGCTTCTCCATCGTGTGCGCGGCGGCGGCACGGTCCTTGGCGATGACCGAACCGGTCAGCGCGTAGGCGGACACCGACTCCATCTGGTCGAGCATGGCGTCGTACTGGTCGTCCTCGTATACGTACACGGCAAGGATCGGGCCGAAGTACTCGTCCCGGAACACCTCGTTCTCCGGGTCGGTGCACTCGATGACGGTCGGGCGGACGAAGTAGCCCACCGAGTCGTCGTACGAGCCGCCCGCGACGATCGTGCACGCCGGGTCCGCCTTGGCGCGGTCGATCGCGGCCTTGTTCTTGGCGAACGCGCGCTCGTCGATGACGGCGCCGATGAAGTTCGTCAGGTCGGTGACGTCACCCATCTTGATGCCGTCCACCTCGGCCGCGAACTCCTCCTTGAAGCCGGAGTTCCAGATCGAGGCGGGGATGTACGCGCGCGAGGTCGCCGAGCACTTCTGGCCCTGGAACTCGAACGCGCCACGCGTCAGCGCGGTCTTCAGGACGGCGCGGTCGGCGCTCGGGTGCGCGACGACGAAGTCCTTGCCGCCCGTCTCGCCGACGATCCGCGGGTAGGAGCGGTACTTCTCGATGTTGTTGCCGACCGTCTTCCACAGGTGCTGGAAGGTGCGGGTGGAGCCGGTGAAGTGGATGCCCGCGAGCATCGGGTGCTCCAGGGCCACCTCGGAGACGGCGATGCCGTCGCCGGTCACCAGGTTGATGACGCCCTTCGGCAGGCCGGCCTCCTCCAGCAGCTCCATGAGCAGCACGGCGGCGTGGGTCTGCGTCGGGGACGGCTTCCACACGACGACGTTGCCCATGAGGGCCGGGGCGGTGGGCAGGTTGCCCGCGATGGCCGTGAAGTTGAACGGCGTGATCGCGTAGACGAAGCCCTCCAGCGGGCGGTGGTCCAGACGGTTCCACACGCCGGGCGAGTTCGCCGGGGGCTGCTCGGCGAGCAGGTCACGGGCGTACTTGACGTTGAACCGCCAGAAGTCGACCAGCTCGCACGGCGTGTCGATCTCGGCCTGCTGGGCGGTCTTCGACTGGCCGAGCATGGTCGAGGCGGCCAGCGTCTCGCGCCACGGGCCGGACAGCAGCTCGGCGGCGCGCAGGAAGATCGCGGCGCGGTCGTCGAAGGACATCGCGCGCCACGCCGGAGCGGCGGCCAGGGCGGCGTCGACGGCGTCCTGGGCGTCCTGCCGGGTCGCGGCGGCGAAGGTGCCGATCACGGCCCGGTGGTTGTGCGGCTGCACGACGTCCACCCGCTCGCCGCCGCCCATGCGCTTGACGCCGTTGATGGTCATCGGCAGGTCGATCGGGTTCTCGGCCAGCTCCTTGAGCTTGGCCTCCAGCCGGGTCCGCTCCGGGGAGCCGGGGGCGTAGCCGTGCACCGGCTCGTTGACCGGGGCGGGGACCTGGGTCACAGCGTCCATGGGTCTCGTAACTCCTTTGGTGAGGGGTGTCAGGGGCGGCGCCCCCGCTGGGCTCCGGATCAGTTCTTGGTGATCATCGAGCGGGCGAAGAACAGCAGGTTGGCCGGCTTCTCCGCGAGACGGCGCATGAAGTATCCGTACCAGTCGGTCCCGTACGCCGTGTAGACCCGCATGCGGTGGCCCTCGGCGGCGAGCCGCACGTGCTCGTCGCCGCGGATGCCGTACAGCATCTGGAACTCGTACTCATCCAGTTTGCGCCCGTGGCGGCGCGCGAGCTCCTGGGTGATCGCGATGAGCCGCGGATCGTGCGAGCCGATCATGGGGTAGCCCTCGCCCGCCATGAGGATCTTGAGGATGCGGACGTACGCCCGGTCGGTCTCCGCCTTGTCCTGGTACGCCACGGACGCGGGCTCCTTGTAGGCGCCCTTCACCAGGCGGACGCGGCTGCCGTTCGCGGCGAGGCGGCGGGCGTCCTCCTCGGTGCGGAAGAGGTACGCCTGGATGACGCAGCCGGTCATCGGGAAGTCCTTCCGCAGCTCCTCGTGGATGGCGAACATCGAGTCGAGGGTCGTGTGGTCCTCGGCGTCCAGCGTGACGGTGGTCCCGATCGCGGCGGCCGCCTCGACGACCGGGCGGACATTGGCGAGGGCCAGCTCGTGGCCGCCTTCCAGCGCCTGGCCGAACATCGACAGCTTGACGGACATCTCCGCCTTCTCGCCCAGGCCCAGCGGCTCCAGGCGGCGGATCAGCTCCAGGTAGGCGTCGCGGGCGGCGGTCGCCTGCTCCGGGGTGGTGATGTCCTCGCCGACGACGTCGAGGGTGACTTCCAAGCCCTTGTCGGTGAGGTCCGTGACGATGGGGATGACCTGGTCGACGGTCTCCCCGGGGATGAACCGGTCGACGACCGGCTTGGTCACCGGGGCCGCCGACACAATGCGGCGCATCTTGTCGCTGCGCGAAGCGGCGAGGATCACGGGACCCAGCACGGGGCACCTCCACGAACAGGGGTTGACACCAGGATGAAGCGGCCGGAATCCGACGTCACGGAAACGGCACGGAGAACCACCGTGAAACCTAAGGATCACCCCGCTCCCGGGCCATCGACAGCTGTCACGCATCCGTGCCGCCGATCTCAGACATCTGTCTGAAGGGGTGGGAGAATGTCCGGGTGAAGGGCGATTACCAAGAACTGGTGGACGAGATCTCGGCGCTCCTCGGCGCCCCCGCCACGCTGGAGAACCGGGATTTCGGACTGATCGCCTTCGGCGCGCACGACAGCGACGACGCCTCCGAGATGGACCCGGTCCGTACGCGTTCGATCCTCACCCGCAAGTCCACCCCGGCCGTCCGCGCCTGGTTCGAGGGGTTCGGCATCGCCCGCGCGACCGGCCCGGTGCGCATCCCGGCCGCCCCGGACGCGGGCGTGTACCGGGACCGGCTCTGCCTGCCCGTACGCCATCGGGGCGTCGTCCTCGGGTACGTGTGGCTGCTCGACACCTCCCCCGGACCGGCGCCCGAGCAGCTGGCGGCGGCGATGGAGGTGGCCACCCGGATCGGGGCGCTGCTCGCCGAGGAGGAGCGGGCGGGCGCCGACCTGTCGCGGGAGCTGCGGGCCGTGCTGACGGCGGAGCGGGAGTGGAGCTACGACCTGGCGCTGGCCACGCTGCGCTCGGCGCTCGGCCCGGACGCGGACGGGCTGCACGCCCTCGTGTGCGTGGCCCCGTGGCCGGGCGGCGACAGCCCCTCGGCCCGTACGGCTCCGGGGCTGGCCGCCCTCTGCACGACACCGTGGCCGGGCCCTGGCGCACCGGGCCCTGGCGCACCGGGGCCCGGCGCGGCGAGCGCGGGCGCTCCCGGCACGGCCACTCCCGGTACGGGCGCTGCCGGTACGGGCCGGTCGGGCAGGCGCGCGTCCGGCGCGGGCGGCCAGGGCCTGGGCGTCCGGGTGCCGGGCGGCCAGGTGCTGGGCGCGCTGGTCCGCCTCCGCTCCCCCGACGCCCTCGCCCCCGCGCTGACGGCCGGCGCCCGGCTGTGCGACGCGGCGGGCCCGGGTGCCGTCGCCGGGGTGGCCGCCCCGCGGCGCGGCCTGCCGGAGATGGGCGCCGCCTGGGCGGAGGCCACCTCGGCGGCGCGCGCGGCGCTGGCCCAGCCGCACCTGGGGCCGGTCGCGCCCTGGGCGTCCATCGGCCCGTACCGACTGCTCACCGCGCTCCCCCGGGCGGCGGCGGACGACCCGGTGGTACGGCCGCTGCTGGGCCGGGCGCACACCGAACTGGCCCGTACCGCCGAGGTGTTCCTCGACCACGCGGGCCAGGCGGGCCGCACGGCCGCGGCCCTGGGCATCCACCGGCAGACCCTGTACTACCGGCTCTCGCGCGTCGAGCAGCTCACCGGCCTCGACCTGGACAACGGCGAGGACCGGCTGCTGCTGCACATGTCCCTGAAGACCCACCGGCTGCACGGCGGCGGAGGAGCCGGGTAAGCGCTTCACCCCCAGTTATTGAAAATAATAATCATTATGTTAGCGTCCGGGCACCGCGATCCTCTCTGCCCGGAAGGGTGCTCTGCCGTGCGCCACCTGCCTGTCCGCCGTCTCCTCCCCGCCGCCGCGCTCGCCTCGGCCTCCCTCCTGCTCGCCGGGTGCTTCGCCGCGCCCGGCGACGGCGGCGACGGCAGCGCGGACGGGGGGAAGCGCGTACGGGTGGCGATGATGAACCCGCCCCGCTCCGGCCTCTCGCCGCTCTCCGACGACGCGTTCAAGCTGTCCCGCTGGTCGACCGCCGAGACGCTCGTCACCCTGGACGCGGCAGGCGACCCCCGCCCGGCCCTCGCCACCTCCTGGAAGCAGGACGGCACCCGCTGGACCTTCACCGTCCGCGACGGCGTCACCTTCCACGACGGCACCCAGTTCACCGCCCGGGACGCCGCCCGCTCCCTCACGCGGGCCGCGACCGCCTCCCCCAAGCCCCGCATCCTCGACGGCGTGGACCTCACCGCGACCGCCGCCGGGAAGACCCTCACCGTCACCACCGCCACCCCCGACCCGCTCCTCCCGCAGCGGCTCAGCTCCCCGCAGCTGTCGATCCTGTCGGCCGGGGCCTACCGGGGGAAGACGGTCGACCCGGTCGGCACCGGCACCGGCGCCTTCCGCCTCACCAAGGTGAACGGCGCCGCCTCCGCCTCCCTCGACCGGTACGACGGCTACTGGGGCGGCAGGGCCAAGGCCCCCGGCATCGACGTGACGTTCATCCCCGACGGCACCGCGCGCGCCGCCGCCCTGCGCACCGGGGAGGCCGACATCGTCGAGGCCGTCCCCGTCTCCCAGGCCGCCCTCCTCGACCCGGACCTCGTCACGGAGGTCCCCATGCCGCGCACCAACACCCTGTACCTGAACACCGCGAAGGGCCCGTTCAGGGACCCCGCGCTGCGGGCCGCCGCCCGCGAGGCCATCGACGCCGGGCCGGTCGTCAAGGGCGTGTACGAGGGCCGCGCCGACGTGGCCGAAGGGCTGCTCGGCCCCGCCGTCACCTGGGCGGACGACCTGCGGACGCCCCGCCGCCCGGCCCGCGCCGCCGAACCGCGCGGCGCCACGATCACCATCGGCACGTTCACCGACCGCGCCGAACTGCCCGAGGTCGCGCAGACCCTCCAGCAGCAGCTGCGGAAGGCCGGTTTCGACGTGCGCCTGGAGGTGCGCGAGTACGCCGCCATCGAAGCGGACGCGCTGGCCGGGGCGTTCGACGCGTTCCTGCTCTCCCGCGCGACCGTCCTCGACTCCGGCGACCCCGCCGCGTACCTGTACAGCGACTTCGCCTCGCGCGGCTCCTTCAACCTCTCCCAGCTCACCGACCCCGCCGTCGACGCGGCGCTCGACAAGGCCGCCGCAGCCCCGTCCGGCGACGCGCGCCGCCGGGCGATCATGGCCGCGGAGGCCGCCGTCCTCGCCACCGACGCCGCCGTGCCGCTCCTCCACGAGCGGGTGATCCAGGGCGACGCCGCCGACGTGGCGGGCGCCGCCCACGACCCGCGCGAGCGGCTGCTGGTCACGCCCGGCACCCACGTCAAGTGACCGCCCCCGCCTCCGGGTTCCGCGCCGGGGCCGCCCGGACCCTCGCTCTCGCCGCCGTCGTGGCCGCAGTCGGCCTGCTGCCCTGGTACTCGGGGCGCGACCCCGCCCTGACCGTCCTGCGCGCCCGGTCCGCCGAACAGGAGCCCACCGCCGAGGCGCTCGCCGCCGTCCGCGTCGGCCTCGGCCTGGACGCGGGCCCCGCCGCGCTCCTCGCCGACTGGGTGTCCGGGCTGGCGCGCGGCGACCTCGGCACCTCGTGGGTGTCCGGCGCCGACGTCCTGCCGGCCGTCACGGCGGGCCTGCGGGTGTCGCTCGGCCTCATGGGCGCCGCGCTCACCGTGGCGCTGGCCGTCGCCGCCGCCCTCGTCGCACCCGTGCTGGTGCGCGGCAGGGGCACGTCCGGGGCGGTCGCCGCGATGCTCGCCGCCGTACCGGAGTTCCTCCTCGCCACCGTCGCCCTGGTCGTCGGAGCGGTGTGGCTCGGCTGGTTCCCGGCGGCGGGCTGGCAGGGCCCCGCCCACCTGGTGCTGCCCGCCGTGTCGCTCGGCGTCCCGGCGGGCGGGCTGCTGGGCAGGCTCGCCGCCGACGCGCTGCCCGCCGCCCTCGACGAACGGTGGGCCGAGCTGTGGCGCGCCGCCGGGGTGACCCGGGCGCGGATCGCGGGCGCCGCCCTGCGGCGCGTCCTGCCGCCGCTCGTCCCGCAGGCCGGTCTGGTCGTCGTGGGCCTGACGGGCGGGGCGGTCGCCGTCGAGACGGTCTTCGCCGTGCCGGGCATCGGGCGTACGGCGCTGGGCGCGGCCCGGTCGCAGGACCTGCCGCTGCTCCAGGGCTCCGTGCTGGCCCTGCTGCTGCTCGGCCTCGCGGTGGGCGGCGCCTGCGCGCTCGTACGGCACCGGCTGCTCGGGCCCGGACTGCGCGACGCGGGGCTGACGCTGCCCGCGCCGCGCCCGCCGCGCGCCGGGCCCGCCCTGCCGCTGGCCCTGGCCGCCGTGCTGTTCGGGGTGACCGGCTGGGGCCTGCTGCGCGACCCGTACGTCCTGGACACCGCCGCCCGGCTCGCCCCGCCGTCGTACGCCCACCCGCTGGGGACGGACGGCCTCGGCAGGGACGTGCTGGCCCGCCTCGGGCACGGCGCGGCGGCGACCGTCGGCACGGCCGCCCTCGTCTGCGCGGCGAGCCTGCTGCTCGCCCTGCTGCTGGGGTTCGCGCCGCGCGCCGCCTCGGGCGTGTCCGACATCGCCAACGCGCTGCCGCCCGTGATCGCTGGAATCCTGGTCGCGGCGGCGTACGGGCCCGGCACCGGCGGGGCCGCCCTCGCCGTCGCGCTCGTGTCCTGGCCACCGCTCGCCGCGCACGCCGCCGCCCTCGTGCAGGAGGTTCGCGCGTCCGGGTTCCTGCTGGCACAGCGGGCGATCGGCGCGGGACCGGTGTGGGTGCTCACCCGGCACGTCCTGCCGTCCGTGGCGGGCCCCGTCGCCCGCCACGCCCTGCTGCGCCTGCCCGGTACCGCCCTGGCGCTGGCGTCACTCGGCTTCCTCGGCCTGGGCGCCCAGCCGCCCGCGCCCGAATGGGGGCTGCTCCTCGACGAGTCGCGCGCGTACGTGGAGCGGGCCCCCTGGGCGGCCCTCGCTCCCGCCGCCGCCCTGGCCGTGCTCGCCGCGCTCGCCGTGTCCGCCGCCGCGTACGGCGCCTCGGCCCGGACCACCCGCTCCCGGAAGGCCCCCGCCCGTGTCCGCTGAGGAACCCCTGCTGTCCGTCCGCGACCTGCGGATCTCCTTCGACGGGGCCGATGCCGTGCGCGGCCTGTCGTTCGACGTGCGCGCCGGTGAGGTGCTGGCCCTGGCCGGGGAGTCCGGCGCGGGCAAGTCCCTCACCGCGCGGGCGCTGCTCGGCCTGGTGCCGCGCGAGGCCCGGGTGCGGGGCACCGTCCGGCTGCGCGGCGGGACGGAACTGGTCGGCGCCCCCCGGCGTACGCTCGCCGCGCTGTGGGGCCGCCGCGTCGCCCTCGTCCCGCAGGACGCGCTGTCCGCCCTGTCCCCCGTCCACCCGGTCGGCGACCAGGTCGCCGCCGTCCTGCGGTCCCTGCACGGCGTCTCCCGCCGGGAGGCCCGTGACCGCGCCGGGACGGCACTGGACCGGGTCGGCATCCCCGCGGCGCGCCGTGACGCGTACCCGCACGAGCTGTCCGGCGGCATGCGGCAGCGCGCCGTCATCGCCCTGGCGACGGCCGGGGACCCGGACCTCGTGGTCGCCGACGAGCCCACCACCGCCCTCGACCCGGACCTGCGCGACCAGGTGCTCAGCGTGCTGGCCGAGCGGCGCGCGGCGACCGGCGGGGCGCTCGTCCTCGTCACGCACGACCTGGAGGCGGTCCGCGATCACGCCGACCGCGTCCTCGTCCTGTACGCGGGCCGGCACGCCGAGACGGGCCCCGCCGCGTCCGTCCTCGGCCGCCCCCGCGCCCCGTACACGGCCGGGCTGCTCGCCTCGCTGCCGCCCGCCGTCCCGGTGCCCGGGCGCGGCAGGCGGCTGCCCGCGATCGGCGGCACCCCGCCCGCCCCGGGTGAGCCCGCCGCCGGGTGCGCGTTCGCGCCGCGCTGTCCCCTGGCGGAGGACCGCTGCCGTGCCGAGGTGCCCGCGCCCCGGCCGGTGGGCGACCCGGCGGACGGCCGGGACGTCTCCTGCCACCGCGCGGCCGAACTGCCCCACGCCCTGGGCGAACTGTTCCTGGAGGCGGCGTGAGCGCCCTGCTGGAGGTACGCGACCTCGTCGTCCGGTACGGGACGAGGGTCGCCGTGGACGGGGTGTCGTTCGAGGTGCGCGCCGGTGAGACCCTGGCGCTGGTCGGCCCGTCCGGCTGCGGCAAGTCGTCCACCGCCGCGGCGGCGCTGCTGCTGCGCCGCCCCGACGGCGGCGAGGTGCGGTTCGAGGGGCGCGAGCTGACCGGGCTGCCGGAGCGTGCGCTGCGGGCGCTGCGCCCCGCCATGCAGCCGGTGTTCCAGGACCCGTACGGCTCGCTGAGCCCCCGGCAGCGGGTCCGCGACGCGGTCGCCGAGCCGCTGCGCGTACAGGGCCGCTGGGACCCGGTGAGCGGACCGGCGCGGGTGGCCGAACTGCTGGCGATGGTGGGCCTCGACGCCGCGCACGGCGAGCGGCGGCCGCACGAACTGTCGGGCGGCCAGTGCCAGCGCGCCGGTATCGCCCGCGCCCTGGCGAGCGAGCCCCGGCTGCTGGTCCTCGACGAGCCCGTGTCCGCCCTCGACCCGAGCGTCCGGGCGGGTGTGCTGAACCTGCTGGCCGGGCTCCAGGAGTCCCTGGGCCTGGGATATCTGTTCATCAGCCACGACCGGGCGCTCGTACGGCACTTCGCCGACCGTACGGCCGAGATGCGGGCCGGCCGGCTCGTGCGGGTCTCATGAGCCCGCTCGCCAGGCTCCTGGTCGCCAGCCAGTTCGCCTTCAACACGGGCTTCTTCGCCGTGCTGCCGTACCTGGCCGGTCACCTCGGCGGCACGCTCGGTCTCGGCGGCTGGCTGGTGGGGCTCGTGCTGGGCCTGCGGACCTTCAGCCAGCAGGGGCTGTTCGTGGTGGGCGGCGCGCTGACCGACCGGTTCGGGCCTCGCCCGGTGGTGCTGGCCGGGTGCGCGCTGCGGGTGGCGGGCTTCGCGTGGCTCGCGTGGGCGGAGGCGGTGTGGGCGGTGATCGCGGCGGTGGTCCTCGTCGGCTTCGCCGCCGCCCTGTTCTCTCCCGCCGTCGAGTCGGAGGCGGCACGGGAGGCGGTACGGCTGGAGGCCGCCGCGGGGCTGCCGCGCACCCGGCTCCTAGCCCGGTTCTCCGCGGCGGGCCAGGCCGGGGCGCTGCTGGGCCCGGCGCTGGGCGCGGTGCTGCTGGCGGGCGACTTCCGGCTGGCGTGCGGGGCCGGGGCGGGGGTGTTCCTGCTGGTGCTGGCCGGGCACGCGCGGCTCATGCCGGGCCGGGCGGGCGGGGACCCCACCGGCCGGGCGCGGGCGGGCGCGGGGCGCACGGCGGCGGAGCTGGGCCGGGTGCTGCGCCACCGGCCGTTCCTCGCGCTGACGGCCGCGTACGCCGCGTACCTGCTGGCGTACAACCAGCTGTACCTGGCGCTGCCCGCCGAGCTGGACCGGGCGACGGGTTCGCAGGCGGCGCTGGGGTGGCTGTTCGCCCTGTCGTCCGCACTGGTGGTGGCCGGGCAGCTGCCGCTGGAGCGGTGGGCGGCGCGGCGACTGTCCTGGGCCGCGTCCCTGCGGGTGGGGCTGGTCGTGGTCGCGGGGGCGTTCGCGGCGGGCGGAGCGCTGCGGGGCGCGGGCGGGCCGTGGTCGCCTGTCGTGTTCGTGGTGCTGCTGTCGGTCGGCCAGATGCTGGTCTCCCCCGCCGTACGGGCGTGGCTGCCGGACCTGGTGGACGCGCGGCGGCTGGGGCTGTACACCGGGGCGATGTCGTCGCTGGCGGGCCTGGTGGTGCTGGTGGGCGGCGCCCCGGCGGGCGCCCTGGCGGGGACGGCGTGGTACTGGCCGGCCCTGGCGGTGCTCGCGCTGCTGGGCGTGGCGGCGGTGCCCCGCGCGGCGGCCTCGGGCCGGGGCGGCGCGGACCGGAGCCGTACCGGCGCGGGCGGCACGGCGACCGCCCGTACGAACCGGGACGCGGGCACGCGCTGACCGGCGCGGGCGGCGTGTACGGAAGCCGTATGGCGCCCCGGAACCGGGCGCGCTGACCGGCGCGGAGTCCCGCCCGACGCGCGCCGCCCCCGCGCCGCGGACACGCGGGCGGGGGCGGCGACGGGCGGCGCGGGGCCGTCAGGCCAGGTGGGCCGTCAGGTGAGGTTGACCGAGCGGACGGAGGTGGCGCCCACCTCGGCGGCCAGCTCCACGAGGACCGGCTGCGGAACCGAGTCGTCCACGGTGAGGACCGCGACGGCCTCGCCGCCCTCCTCGGCGCGGGAGACCTGCATGCCCGCGATGTTCAGACCGGCCTCGCCGAGGATGCGGCCGACCGTGCCGACGACACCCGGGCGGTCCTCGTAGCGCAGGACGACCATGTGGTCGGCGAGCGCGAGGTCCACGTCGAAGTCGCCGACGGCGACGAGCTTCTGGAGGTGCTTGGGACCGACCAGCGTGCCGGACACGGCGACCTCCTCACCGCTGCCGAGCGTGCCCCGGACGGTGATGACGTTGCGGTGGTCGGGCGACTCGCTGCTCGTGGTGAGCCGCACCTCGACGCCGCGCTCCTGCGCGAACAGCGGGGCGTTGACGTACGACACGGTCTCGTCGACCACGTCCTCGAAGACGCCCTTCAGCGCGGACAGCTCCAGGACCTTCACGTCGTGCTGGGTGATCTCGCCGTACACCTCCACGTCGAGGCGGACCGCGACCTCGCCCGCCAGCGCCGTGAAGATCCGGCCCAGGCGCTCGGCGAGCGGCAGGCCCGGCTTGACGTCCTCCGCGATGACGCCGCCCTGGACGTTGACCGCGTCCGGGACCAGCTCACCGGCGAGCGCCAGGCGCACCGAGCGGGCGACGGCGATACCGGCCTTCTCCTGCGCCTCGTCCGTGGACGCGCCGAGGTGCGGGGTGCAGACGACCTGGTCGAACTGGAACAGCGGCGAGTCGGTGCACGGCTCCTTGGCGTACACGTCGAGGCCGGCGCCCGCGACGCGGCCCTCCTTCAGCGCCGAGTACAGCGCCTCCTCGTCCACGATGCCGCCGCGCGCGGCGTTGACGATGCGGACGGTCGGCTTGACCTTGTGCAGCGCGTCGTCGCCGATGAGGCCGATCGTCTCGGGCGTCTTCGGCAGGTGGACGGTGATGAAGTCGGAGACCTCCAGCAGCTCGTCCAGGGTCAGCAGCTTGACGCCCATCTGCGCGGCCCGGGCCGGCTGCACGTAGGGGTCGTAGGCGACGACCTTCATGCCGAACGCGGACATGCGCTGGGCGACCAGGACGCCGATGCGGCCGAGGCCGACGACGCCGAGGGTCTTCTCGCTCAGCTCCACGCCGGTGTACTTGCTGCGCTTCCACTCGCCGTTCTTCAGCGCCGTGTTGGCCTGCGGGATGTTGCGGGCCGTGGCGACGAGGAGGCCGCAGGCGAGCTCGGCGGCGGTGACGATGTTGGACGTCGGGGCGTTGACGACCATCACGCCGGCCTTGGTGGCGGCGGATACGTCCACGTTGTCCAGGCCCACACCGGCGCGGGCGACGACCTTCAGCCGCTTCGCCGCGGCGATGGCCTCGGAGTCCACCTTGGTGGCGGAGCGGATCAGGATCGCGTCCACGTCGGCGATGGCGGGAAGCAGTTCGTCGCGGTTCGCGCCGTTGCAGTGCCGGATCTCGAAGTCCGGGCCGAGGGCGTCAACGGTGGCGGGCGACAGCTCTTCAGCGATGAGTACGACGGGTTTCGAGCTCACGTGAGGTCCTCACAAGTCCAGTGCGGACGGCCGTCCCGACGGCCGCAGGCGGTGGAG
This genomic window from Streptomyces thermolilacinus SPC6 contains:
- a CDS encoding S1 family peptidase, with protein sequence MRRTTRARTGLSALLVVASLGFAATPAGAADAPLTPTPAPDAAAALHALDATVERTLGDDSAGTYVDAETGELVVTVTTEAAAAKARAAGATPKRVQRGAAQLDAAMAALEAKAKITGTSWGLDPRTNQIAVEADSSVSARDLARLRQVAASLDGAVRVTRVPGVFKREVAGGDAIYGGGSRCSAAFNVTKNNVRYFLTAGHCTNISSTWSATSGGASIGVREGTSFPTNDYGIVRYTTTTNLGGRVNLYNGSYQDIASAADAVVGQAIQKSGSTTKVTSGSVTAVNVTVNYSDGPVYGMVRTTACSAGGDSGGAHFAGSVALGIHSGSSGCTGTNGSAIHQPVREALTAYGVNVY
- the pruA gene encoding L-glutamate gamma-semialdehyde dehydrogenase — protein: MDAVTQVPAPVNEPVHGYAPGSPERTRLEAKLKELAENPIDLPMTINGVKRMGGGERVDVVQPHNHRAVIGTFAAATRQDAQDAVDAALAAAPAWRAMSFDDRAAIFLRAAELLSGPWRETLAASTMLGQSKTAQQAEIDTPCELVDFWRFNVKYARDLLAEQPPANSPGVWNRLDHRPLEGFVYAITPFNFTAIAGNLPTAPALMGNVVVWKPSPTQTHAAVLLMELLEEAGLPKGVINLVTGDGIAVSEVALEHPMLAGIHFTGSTRTFQHLWKTVGNNIEKYRSYPRIVGETGGKDFVVAHPSADRAVLKTALTRGAFEFQGQKCSATSRAYIPASIWNSGFKEEFAAEVDGIKMGDVTDLTNFIGAVIDERAFAKNKAAIDRAKADPACTIVAGGSYDDSVGYFVRPTVIECTDPENEVFRDEYFGPILAVYVYEDDQYDAMLDQMESVSAYALTGSVIAKDRAAAAHTMEKLRYAAGNFYINDKSTGAVVGQQPFGGGRASGTNDKAGAPQNLMRWTLTRAIKETLVPPTEYGYPHMG
- a CDS encoding proline dehydrogenase family protein, which gives rise to MLGPVILAASRSDKMRRIVSAAPVTKPVVDRFIPGETVDQVIPIVTDLTDKGLEVTLDVVGEDITTPEQATAARDAYLELIRRLEPLGLGEKAEMSVKLSMFGQALEGGHELALANVRPVVEAAAAIGTTVTLDAEDHTTLDSMFAIHEELRKDFPMTGCVIQAYLFRTEEDARRLAANGSRVRLVKGAYKEPASVAYQDKAETDRAYVRILKILMAGEGYPMIGSHDPRLIAITQELARRHGRKLDEYEFQMLYGIRGDEHVRLAAEGHRMRVYTAYGTDWYGYFMRRLAEKPANLLFFARSMITKN
- a CDS encoding PucR family transcriptional regulator — translated: MKGDYQELVDEISALLGAPATLENRDFGLIAFGAHDSDDASEMDPVRTRSILTRKSTPAVRAWFEGFGIARATGPVRIPAAPDAGVYRDRLCLPVRHRGVVLGYVWLLDTSPGPAPEQLAAAMEVATRIGALLAEEERAGADLSRELRAVLTAEREWSYDLALATLRSALGPDADGLHALVCVAPWPGGDSPSARTAPGLAALCTTPWPGPGAPGPGAPGPGAASAGAPGTATPGTGAAGTGRSGRRASGAGGQGLGVRVPGGQVLGALVRLRSPDALAPALTAGARLCDAAGPGAVAGVAAPRRGLPEMGAAWAEATSAARAALAQPHLGPVAPWASIGPYRLLTALPRAAADDPVVRPLLGRAHTELARTAEVFLDHAGQAGRTAAALGIHRQTLYYRLSRVEQLTGLDLDNGEDRLLLHMSLKTHRLHGGGGAG
- a CDS encoding ABC transporter substrate-binding protein, coding for MPVRRLLPAAALASASLLLAGCFAAPGDGGDGSADGGKRVRVAMMNPPRSGLSPLSDDAFKLSRWSTAETLVTLDAAGDPRPALATSWKQDGTRWTFTVRDGVTFHDGTQFTARDAARSLTRAATASPKPRILDGVDLTATAAGKTLTVTTATPDPLLPQRLSSPQLSILSAGAYRGKTVDPVGTGTGAFRLTKVNGAASASLDRYDGYWGGRAKAPGIDVTFIPDGTARAAALRTGEADIVEAVPVSQAALLDPDLVTEVPMPRTNTLYLNTAKGPFRDPALRAAAREAIDAGPVVKGVYEGRADVAEGLLGPAVTWADDLRTPRRPARAAEPRGATITIGTFTDRAELPEVAQTLQQQLRKAGFDVRLEVREYAAIEADALAGAFDAFLLSRATVLDSGDPAAYLYSDFASRGSFNLSQLTDPAVDAALDKAAAAPSGDARRRAIMAAEAAVLATDAAVPLLHERVIQGDAADVAGAAHDPRERLLVTPGTHVK